Proteins encoded by one window of Cannabis sativa cultivar Pink pepper isolate KNU-18-1 chromosome 4, ASM2916894v1, whole genome shotgun sequence:
- the LOC115714301 gene encoding BTB/POZ domain-containing protein NPY4 — translation MKFMKLGSKPDSFQTDGDNIRYVATELATDIVINVGSVKFYLHKFPLLSKSPRLQKLVSNTNEENSDEINIHDIPGGPAAFEICTKFCYGMTVTLNAYNVVAARCAAEYLEMYETVEKGNLIYKIEVFLNSSIFRSWKDSIIVLQTTKSLFPWSEELKVISHCLDSVASKACIETSRVEWSYTYNRKKLPSENDPLWNGARKQPTVPRDWWVEDLCELQLDLYKRVITTIKSKGKISNDIIGEALHAYALRRLPGFSKGVIQGGDVLKCRLAVETIIRLLPTEKGSVPCSFLLKLLRATISLECGEAERHDIMRRISQHLEEATVADLLIRSPSDETTIYDVDIVQSLVEDFSTRDHTAVIDPLIENEFLEIRSPRYSSEASKVSVAKLIDGYLAEIARDPNLPLSKFVSLAEMVSSFSRPSHDGIYRAIDMFLKEHPGISKSERKRICKLMDCRKLSAEACMHAVQNERLPLRSVVQVLFFEQVRATTTAGNRTPDLPGSIRALLPPSGSHGSSRSTTTNTEEDWDTVPTAEDIKAIKGELATLRLGTGDHGEIGSKRSGCDGTKIIVAERAASNKKGLIMSKKLFSKLWSSKDRSGSGDISSSETSESPGSTNAEETKSSTPSARSGRHSVS, via the exons ATGAAGTTTATGAAACTTGGATCTAAGCCTGATTCTTTTCAGACTGATGGAGACAATATTAG GTATGTGGCAACAGAGCTGGCAACTGACATAGTCATTAATGTTGGAAGTGTTAAGTTCTATCTACACAAG TTTCCCCTGTTGTCGAAGAGTCCCCGCTTGCAGAAACTGGTTTCAAACACAAATGAAGAAAACAGTGATGAGATTAACATTCATGATATTCCGGGCGGTCCTGCTGCTTTTGAAATCTGCACAAAATTCTGCTATGGTATGACAGTAACACTAAATGCCTATAATGTGGTTGCAGCTCGATGTGCAGCAGAGTACCTTGAGATGTACGAAACTGTTGAGAAAGGAAATCTCATATACAAGATTGAAGTATTTCTCAACTCCAGCATATTTAGAAGCTGGAAAGACTCCATTATTGTTCTTCAGACTACAAAGTCTCTTTTCCCGTGGTCTGAGGAACTTAAAGTTATCAGCCATTGTCTTGATTCTGTTGCTTCAAAGGCCTGCATTGAAACTTCCAGGGTGGAGTGGTCTTATACCTATAACAGAAAGAAGCTCCCATCTGAGAATGACCCTCTATGGAATGGTGCTAGAAAACAACCGACGGTTCCAAGGGACTGGTGGGTAGAAGATCTTTGTGAGCTTCAACTTGATTTGTACAAGCGGGTCATAACGACAATTAAGTCAAAAGGAAAGATATCTAATGACATAATTGGAGAAGCATTACATGCTTATGCTCTAAGAAGACTTCCCGGTTTTAGCAAGGGTGTGATTCAAGGTGGTGATGTCTTGAAGTGCCGATTAGCAGTGGAGACCATAATAAGGCTGTTGCCCACAGAGAAAGGCAGTGTCCCCTGCAGTTTTTTGCTCAAGTTATTAAGGGCAACCATTTCATTAGAATGTGGGGAAGCTGAAAGACATGATATCATGAGAAGAATCAGCCAGCATCTTGAAGAGGCTACAGTGGCAGATCTTTTAATTCGATCACCATCTGATGAGACAACCATTTACGATGTTGATATAGTGCAAAGCCTGGTTGAAGATTTTTCGACTCGTGATCATACTGCTGTGATTGATCCTCTTATAGAAAATGAGTTTTTGGAGATTAGAAGCCCAAGATATAGCTCAGAAGCTTCCAAGGTTTCAGTAGCGAAACTTATTGATGGTTATCTTGCTGAAATTGCTCGCGATCCTAACTTACCTCTGTCAAAGTTTGTAAGTCTTGCTGAAATGGTCTCCAGCTTCTCCAGACCATCTCATGATGGAATCTATCGTGCCATTGACATGTTTCTCAAG GAACACCCTGGGATCAGCAAGAGCGAGCGAAAGAGAATATGCAAATTGATGGACTGCAGGAAGTTATCAGCTGAGGCCTGCATGCACGCAGTACAAAATGAGCGGCTGCCACTTAGAAGCGTTGTTCAAGTCCTTTTCTTTGAGCAGGTTCGAGCCACTACAACAGCCGGAAACAGAACGCCAGACTTACCAGGATCCATCCGAGCCTTACTCCCTCCTAGTGGATCCCATGGAAGCTCCAGGTCAACCACCACTAACACAGAAGAGGACTGGGATACTGTGCCAACGGCCGAGGATATCAAAGCCATAAAAGGGGAACTTGCTACTCTAAGGCTAGGAACTGGGGATCATGGTGAAATTGGAAGTAAGAGGAGTGGTTGTGATGGGACCAAAATCATTGTTGCAGAGAGAGCTGCATCAAATAAGAAAGGCTTGATCATGTCAAAGAAACTCTTCTCTAAACTTTGGTCAAGCAAAGACCGTAGTGGCTCTGGCGATATCAGTAGCTCAGAAACTTCTGAGAGCCCAGGTTCTACAAATGCAGAGGAGACTAAATCTAGTACTCCCTCTGCCAGAAGCGGGAGGCATTCAGTATCATAA